In Streptantibioticus cattleyicolor NRRL 8057 = DSM 46488, a genomic segment contains:
- a CDS encoding DUF4365 domain-containing protein, with amino-acid sequence MALAQPRPGGPHPGHGTTPRGGLAVTSCMETLQVGYLHAVAAAAGCSLAQPYPDNGIDWHVSHTSPGHLVDDEVTIKIQLKATYQVAPHPPGPFFSFTLDNDHLVKLARHPVSVHKILVVMLVPRGQERWIGAGHERMELRHCCYWTNLAGHPVTGRHKTTVRIPTARIFDDRALCEIMARVGAGGRP; translated from the coding sequence ATGGCGCTCGCGCAGCCCCGACCGGGCGGGCCGCATCCCGGGCACGGCACGACGCCGAGGGGCGGACTCGCCGTCACCAGTTGCATGGAGACCCTGCAAGTGGGCTACCTGCACGCGGTCGCCGCCGCCGCGGGGTGCTCACTGGCCCAGCCCTACCCCGACAACGGCATCGACTGGCACGTCAGCCACACCTCGCCCGGCCACCTGGTGGACGACGAAGTCACCATAAAGATCCAGCTCAAGGCGACCTACCAGGTGGCGCCGCACCCGCCGGGGCCGTTCTTCTCCTTCACCCTCGACAACGACCACCTGGTCAAGCTCGCCCGCCACCCGGTCTCGGTGCACAAGATCCTCGTGGTGATGCTCGTCCCACGCGGCCAGGAACGGTGGATCGGCGCCGGCCACGAGCGGATGGAACTGCGCCACTGCTGCTACTGGACCAACCTGGCCGGCCACCCGGTGACCGGCCGCCACAAGACCACCGTGCGCATCCCGACCGCCCGGATCTTCGACGACCGGGCACTGTGCGAGATCATGGCCCGGGTCGGGGCGGGAGGGAGACCCTGA
- the thrS gene encoding threonine--tRNA ligase encodes MSQIRVVIKRDSVEREERVVTTGTTAADLFGGERTVVAARVAGELKDLAHKVAEGDEIEPVEIGSEDGLAILRHSTAHVMAQAVQELHPEAKLGIGPPIKDGFYYDFDVDKPFHPDDIKAIEKKMQEIVKRGQRFSRRAVSDEQAREELAGEPYKLELIGLKGSAADAAEGASAEVGAGELTIYDNLDAKTGELCWKDLCRGPHLPTTRLIPAFKLMRSAAAYWRGSEKNPQLQRIYGTAWPSKDELKAHLDFLAEAEKRDHRKLGSDLDLFSIPEEIGSGLAVFHPKGGIVRRAMEDYSRRRHEEAGYEFVYTPHATKGKLFEVSGHLDWYADGMYPPMQLDEGIDYYLKPMNCPMHNLIFRARGRSYRELPLRLFEFGTVYRYEKSGVVHGLTRARGFTQDDAHIYCTKEQMADELDSLLTFVLGLLRDYGLEDFYLELSTKDPEKYIGTDENWEEATATLRKAAEKQGLELVLDPGGAAFYGPKISVQARDAIGRTWQMSTIQVDFNLPERFDLEYTAADGSRQRPVMIHRALFGSIERFFAVLLEHYAGAFPAWLAPVQAVGIPIGDAHVPYLAEFAAKAKAKGVRMEVDSSADRMQKKIRNAQKSKVPFMVIAGDDDMAAGSVSFRYRDGSQKNGIPCDQAISEIVDVVERRVQV; translated from the coding sequence GTGTCTCAGATCCGTGTGGTCATCAAACGCGATTCCGTTGAGCGGGAAGAGCGGGTGGTCACGACGGGTACGACGGCCGCGGACCTCTTCGGCGGCGAGCGCACCGTGGTCGCCGCCCGGGTGGCCGGCGAGCTGAAGGACCTGGCCCACAAGGTCGCCGAGGGCGACGAGATCGAGCCGGTCGAGATCGGCAGCGAGGACGGCCTCGCCATCCTGCGCCACTCCACCGCGCACGTGATGGCCCAGGCCGTGCAGGAGCTCCACCCCGAGGCCAAGCTGGGCATCGGTCCGCCCATCAAGGACGGCTTCTACTACGACTTCGACGTCGACAAGCCGTTCCACCCCGATGACATCAAGGCCATCGAGAAGAAGATGCAGGAGATCGTCAAGCGCGGCCAGCGCTTCTCCCGCCGCGCGGTCAGCGACGAGCAGGCCCGCGAGGAGCTGGCCGGCGAGCCCTACAAGCTGGAGCTGATCGGCCTCAAGGGCTCCGCCGCCGACGCCGCGGAGGGCGCCTCCGCCGAGGTCGGCGCCGGCGAGCTGACCATCTACGACAACCTGGACGCCAAGACCGGCGAGCTGTGCTGGAAGGACCTGTGCCGCGGTCCCCACCTGCCCACCACCCGGCTGATCCCGGCCTTCAAGCTGATGCGCTCGGCCGCCGCCTACTGGCGCGGCAGCGAGAAGAACCCGCAGCTCCAGCGGATCTACGGCACCGCCTGGCCCTCCAAGGACGAGCTCAAGGCCCACCTCGACTTCCTCGCCGAGGCCGAGAAGCGCGACCACCGCAAGCTCGGCAGCGATCTCGACCTGTTCTCCATCCCCGAGGAGATCGGCTCCGGCCTCGCCGTCTTCCACCCCAAGGGCGGCATCGTGCGCCGCGCCATGGAGGACTACTCGCGCCGCCGCCACGAGGAGGCGGGGTACGAGTTCGTCTACACCCCGCACGCCACCAAGGGGAAGCTGTTCGAGGTCTCGGGCCACCTGGACTGGTACGCCGACGGCATGTACCCGCCCATGCAGCTCGACGAGGGCATCGACTACTACCTCAAGCCGATGAACTGCCCCATGCACAACCTGATCTTCCGTGCCCGGGGCCGCTCCTACCGCGAACTCCCGCTGCGCCTCTTCGAGTTCGGCACCGTCTACCGCTACGAGAAGTCCGGCGTGGTGCACGGCCTCACCCGCGCCCGCGGCTTCACCCAGGACGACGCGCACATCTACTGCACCAAGGAGCAGATGGCCGACGAGCTCGACTCGCTGCTCACCTTCGTGCTGGGCCTGCTGCGCGACTACGGCCTGGAGGACTTCTACCTGGAGCTGTCCACCAAGGACCCGGAGAAGTACATCGGGACGGACGAGAACTGGGAGGAGGCCACCGCCACGCTGCGCAAGGCGGCCGAGAAGCAGGGCTTGGAGCTCGTGCTCGACCCCGGCGGCGCCGCGTTCTACGGCCCCAAGATCTCCGTCCAGGCCCGCGACGCCATCGGCCGCACCTGGCAGATGTCCACGATCCAGGTGGACTTCAACCTCCCCGAGCGCTTCGACCTGGAATACACCGCGGCCGACGGCTCCCGGCAGCGCCCGGTGATGATCCACCGCGCCCTCTTCGGCTCCATCGAGCGCTTCTTCGCGGTGCTGCTGGAGCACTACGCGGGCGCCTTCCCGGCGTGGCTCGCCCCGGTCCAGGCGGTCGGCATCCCGATCGGCGACGCCCACGTGCCGTACCTGGCCGAGTTCGCCGCCAAGGCGAAGGCCAAGGGGGTGCGCATGGAGGTGGACTCCTCGGCGGACCGCATGCAGAAGAAGATCCGCAACGCGCAGAAGTCCAAGGTCCCGTTCATGGTCATCGCCGGTGATGACGACATGGCGGCCGGCTCGGTGAGCTTCCGCTACCGGGACGGGTCGCAGAAGAACGGCATCCCGTGTGACCAGGCCATCTCCGAGATCGTTGATGTGGTGGAGCGCCGCGTCCAGGTGTGA
- a CDS encoding HIT family protein, translated as MLARMTTEPEEQIGVGTPDAFQRLWTPHRMAYIQGENKPTGPGAGDGCPFCDIPAKSDEDGLVLARGEHVYAVLNLYPYNGGHCMIVPFRHVADYTELNDVETVELAEYTKQAMTALRSASGAHGFNIGMNQGAVAGAGIAAHLHQHVVPRWGGDTNFMPVVGHTKVLPQLLADTRAMLAAHWPKG; from the coding sequence ATGCTGGCCCGCATGACGACTGAGCCGGAAGAGCAGATCGGAGTGGGGACGCCGGACGCGTTCCAGCGCCTGTGGACCCCGCACCGCATGGCGTACATCCAAGGCGAGAACAAGCCGACCGGCCCGGGCGCCGGGGACGGCTGCCCGTTCTGCGACATCCCGGCCAAGTCGGACGAGGACGGCCTCGTGCTCGCCCGAGGTGAGCACGTGTACGCGGTGCTCAATCTGTACCCCTACAACGGCGGACACTGCATGATCGTCCCCTTCCGTCACGTCGCCGACTACACGGAGTTGAACGACGTGGAGACGGTCGAGTTGGCCGAATACACCAAGCAGGCCATGACCGCGCTGCGGTCCGCGTCCGGGGCGCACGGGTTCAACATCGGCATGAACCAGGGCGCGGTGGCGGGCGCGGGGATCGCGGCCCATCTGCATCAGCACGTGGTGCCCCGGTGGGGCGGGGACACCAACTTCATGCCGGTCGTCGGTCACACCAAGGTGCTGCCGCAGTTGCTCGCCGACACCCGGGCGATGCTCGCCGCCCACTGGCCCAAGGGCTGA